From Panicum hallii strain FIL2 chromosome 2, PHallii_v3.1, whole genome shotgun sequence, a single genomic window includes:
- the LOC112880287 gene encoding uncharacterized protein LOC112880287 isoform X3, with translation MAVAQAAAVAAPVVAAASAHAAACLSTACRRGTSRWALPSRAPGGTTGGFRWLRRRAQTRARARRAAGATGRGRGPVILRAEFGGTYEDGFEDVHKVPCASLAAPTCQALVVHHKQYLRWVCSVQVTHLTKGCR, from the exons ATGGCAGTCGCCCAGGCCGCAGCGGTCGCCGCGCCAGTGGTGGCTGCGGCGtccgcgcacgccgccgcctgccttTCCACCGCGTGCCGCCGGGGCACCTCGCGCTGGGCATTGCCGTCCCGGGCGCCGGGCGGGACGACGGGCGGGTTCAGGTGGCTACGGCGGCGCGCGCAGACAAGGGcacgggcgcggcgcgcggcgggggccaccggccgcggccgcggcccagTGATCTTACGGGCCGAGTTCGGCGGGACGTACGAGGACGGATTCGAGGACGTGCACAAGGTACCGTGCGCATCACTGGCAGCTCCAACGTGCCAAGCTCTGGTTGTGCATCACAAG CAATATTTGAGGTGGGTTTGCTCTGTTCAAGTGACTCACCTGACCAAAGGATGTCGATGA
- the LOC112880287 gene encoding uncharacterized protein LOC112880287 isoform X2, whose protein sequence is MAVAQAAAVAAPVVAAASAHAAACLSTACRRGTSRWALPSRAPGGTTGGFRWLRRRAQTRARARRAAGATGRGRGPVILRAEFGGTYEDGFEDVHKVPCASLAAPTCQALVVHHKPFSVIEQAEQSMQPLNNWRMRQRDGME, encoded by the exons ATGGCAGTCGCCCAGGCCGCAGCGGTCGCCGCGCCAGTGGTGGCTGCGGCGtccgcgcacgccgccgcctgccttTCCACCGCGTGCCGCCGGGGCACCTCGCGCTGGGCATTGCCGTCCCGGGCGCCGGGCGGGACGACGGGCGGGTTCAGGTGGCTACGGCGGCGCGCGCAGACAAGGGcacgggcgcggcgcgcggcgggggccaccggccgcggccgcggcccagTGATCTTACGGGCCGAGTTCGGCGGGACGTACGAGGACGGATTCGAGGACGTGCACAAGGTACCGTGCGCATCACTGGCAGCTCCAACGTGCCAAGCTCTGGTTGTGCATCACAAG CCTTTCTCAGTAATTGAACAAGCGGAGCAAAGCATGCAGCCCCTGAACAACTGGAGAATGAGGCAGAGAGATGGTATGGAGTGA
- the LOC112880287 gene encoding uncharacterized protein LOC112880287 isoform X1, giving the protein MAVAQAAAVAAPVVAAASAHAAACLSTACRRGTSRWALPSRAPGGTTGGFRWLRRRAQTRARARRAAGATGRGRGPVILRAEFGGTYEDGFEDVHKVPCASLAAPTCQALVVHHKSLVQERCIRSRNHAPRSLHWKETHRSYVRLGDEHQAVGSSSIAN; this is encoded by the exons ATGGCAGTCGCCCAGGCCGCAGCGGTCGCCGCGCCAGTGGTGGCTGCGGCGtccgcgcacgccgccgcctgccttTCCACCGCGTGCCGCCGGGGCACCTCGCGCTGGGCATTGCCGTCCCGGGCGCCGGGCGGGACGACGGGCGGGTTCAGGTGGCTACGGCGGCGCGCGCAGACAAGGGcacgggcgcggcgcgcggcgggggccaccggccgcggccgcggcccagTGATCTTACGGGCCGAGTTCGGCGGGACGTACGAGGACGGATTCGAGGACGTGCACAAGGTACCGTGCGCATCACTGGCAGCTCCAACGTGCCAAGCTCTGGTTGTGCATCACAAG AGCTTGGTGCAAGAGCGATGTATTCGGTCACGGAACCATGCTCCTAGAAGTCTTCACTGGAAGGAGACCCACAGGTCCTATGTTCGTTTGGGAGATGAGCATCAGGCAGTGGGTTCATCAAGCATTGCGAACTGA
- the LOC112880285 gene encoding probable CDP-diacylglycerol--inositol 3-phosphatidyltransferase 2, giving the protein MPPVYLYIPNIIGYFRIIINFIAFAVCYSNKALFAILYFISFVLDGVDGWFARKFNQASTFGAVLDMVTDRVSTACLLALLSQFYRPGLVFLILLGLDITSHWFQMYSSFLSGKTSHKDVKHTGNWLLKLYYGYRPFMAFCCVSCEVLYIILFLFADDKSTSLLSVCGGILNQSPLIVLMFVSTLIGWAVKQVTNIIQMKTAANACVVYDLKRSK; this is encoded by the exons ATGCCACCAGTTTATCTTTACATCCCTAATATTATTG GGTATTTCAGGATCATCATAAATTTCATAGCTTTTGCTGTTTGCTATTccaacaaggcactctttgctaTCCTTTACTTCATCAG TTTTGTCCTTGACGGCGTGGATGGCTGGTTTGCACGGAAGTTTAATCAAG CATCAACATTTGGAGCTGTGTTGGACATGGTTACAGATAG GGTTAGCACTGCTTGCTTGCTGGCCCTTCTCTCCCAATTTTACAG GCCTGGCTTGGTCTTTTTGATACTGCTTGGGTTGGATATTACAAGCCACTGGTTTCAAATGTACAG TTCTTTCTTGTCAGGTAAGACTAGCCACAAGGATGTAAAGCACACAGGCAATTGGCTTCTGAAATTATATTACGGGTACAGGCCATTCATGGCCTTCTGTTGTGTTTCTTGTGAG GTTTTATATATTATCCTCTTTCTCTTTGCTGATGACAAGTCGACAAGCTTGCTTAGT GTATGCGGAGGTATCCTGAATCAAAGCCCCCTCATTGTCTTGATGTTTGTTTCCACTCTAATTGGCTGGGCAGTGAAACAAGTTACCAATATCATTCAG ATGAAAACTGCTGCAAACGCATGTGTCGTGTATGATCTGAAGCGCAGCAAGTAA